In Promicromonospora sp. Populi, one genomic interval encodes:
- a CDS encoding toxic anion resistance protein, with the protein MTEPMPLQPPAQAETLVLSAPDPVQAVATTQAPKMAPKVDPAAAPALDKKVATYLDGLLSADTKSPEFAKRADDVRTMGDQDIRQAADSSNRLLATPVRALKEGGLADGSKVGQTLLELRRTVEDLDPSEASVGRKILGIIPFGDKLQDYFRRYESAQGQLNAIIQALYNGQDELRKDNAALNLEKQNLWDTMARLNQYIYVAERLDAQLSAKIAELQIAEPERAKALSEDVLFYVRQKHQDLLTQLAVSIQGYLAIDIIIKNNVELTKGVDRATTTTVSALRTAVIVAQALANQKLVLDQIGALNTTTSNMIASTSKMLADQSATIQEQAASSTVGIEQLQAAFANIYATMDSISDFKVRALDSMSQTIGVLQTETTKATEYVERARRTNTDGVASGSLDLNTP; encoded by the coding sequence ATGACCGAGCCGATGCCGCTTCAGCCGCCCGCCCAGGCCGAGACCCTGGTCCTGAGCGCGCCCGACCCGGTCCAGGCCGTGGCCACGACCCAGGCCCCCAAGATGGCCCCGAAGGTGGACCCCGCAGCGGCGCCCGCCCTCGACAAGAAGGTAGCGACCTACCTCGACGGCCTGCTCAGCGCCGACACCAAGAGCCCCGAGTTCGCCAAGCGCGCCGACGACGTGCGCACCATGGGCGACCAGGACATCCGCCAGGCCGCCGACTCCAGCAACCGGCTGCTCGCCACGCCCGTCCGGGCCCTCAAGGAGGGCGGCCTCGCCGACGGCTCCAAGGTGGGCCAGACCCTGCTGGAGCTGCGCCGGACCGTCGAGGACCTGGACCCGTCCGAGGCGAGCGTGGGGCGCAAGATCCTCGGCATCATCCCGTTCGGCGACAAGCTGCAGGACTACTTCCGCCGCTACGAGTCCGCGCAGGGCCAGCTCAACGCCATCATCCAGGCCCTCTACAACGGTCAGGACGAGCTGCGCAAGGACAACGCCGCGCTCAACCTGGAGAAGCAGAACCTCTGGGACACGATGGCGCGGCTCAACCAGTACATCTACGTGGCCGAACGCCTCGACGCCCAGCTGTCCGCGAAGATCGCCGAGCTCCAGATCGCCGAGCCCGAGCGGGCCAAGGCGCTGTCCGAGGACGTCCTGTTCTACGTGCGCCAGAAGCACCAGGACCTGCTCACCCAGCTCGCGGTGTCGATCCAGGGCTACCTCGCCATCGACATCATCATCAAGAACAACGTCGAGCTCACCAAGGGCGTAGACCGCGCCACGACCACCACGGTCTCCGCGCTGCGCACCGCCGTCATCGTGGCGCAGGCGCTCGCGAACCAGAAGCTGGTGCTGGACCAGATCGGTGCGCTGAACACAACGACGTCGAACATGATCGCCTCCACGTCCAAGATGCTCGCCGACCAGTCCGCGACCATCCAGGAGCAGGCGGCCAGCTCGACCGTCGGCATCGAGCAGCTGCAGGCAGCGTTCGCGAACATCTACGCCACGATGGACTCGATCAGCGACTTCAAGGTCCGCGCGCTGGACTCGATGTCGCAGACCATCGGCGTGCTGCAGACCGAGACGACAAAGGCCACCGAGTACGTGGAGCGGGCACGGCGCACCAACACAGACGGCGTGGCGAGCGGTTCTCTCGACCTCAACACCCCGTGA
- a CDS encoding ABC transporter substrate-binding protein, with the protein MPSRRFSRPRAAVVLAAAVALLVSACSPGGGTTTAEPTGEPVSGGTLTYASGDAEPSCLDPHVGGNYPQALIATQYLESLVSLDEDGEVIPWLATEWSESDDGLAWEFSLRDDVTFTDGTPFDAAAVAANIAHVQDPATASSTGYLALAKIVDVVAVDDHTVRLELSAPDSALLESLSQVWVAIQSPTALERSQEENCAAPVGTGPFVVDEWERQDSVTLVRNDDYNSPPADVAAAAEGADLPYLDSIVWRFIPDSASRYAALQSGEVQVIDNAQPDTIRSAASDDAIEELDAPRPGASNRIELNSGKAPFDDERVREAFIRAVDVDAGIDGLFFGTAERSWSPLSSVEPLSLSLPDLFTVDTDAAADLLDEAGWAERDAEGYRVKDGERLSLDFPVSTNQSIPAEQSLFEQIQADAKEAGFEVNLHPLDLSSWYGALAENDYDLVSAPYTKVGPDVLRILYHSDSITPAPSGYFANLAQVDDAMLDDLLTRASATSNPDERRSMYEQAQRIILDGYYILPLYDQQNHFLYSSTVRGLRAMPTVSTPTFAGAWLVS; encoded by the coding sequence ATGCCCTCGCGCCGGTTCTCCCGCCCGCGTGCCGCTGTCGTTCTTGCGGCCGCTGTCGCCCTCCTGGTCTCAGCCTGTTCTCCCGGTGGGGGGACGACGACGGCCGAGCCGACGGGTGAGCCCGTGAGCGGCGGGACCCTGACCTACGCCTCCGGCGACGCCGAGCCGTCCTGCCTCGACCCGCACGTCGGCGGCAACTACCCGCAGGCGCTCATCGCCACCCAGTACCTCGAGTCCCTCGTCTCGCTCGACGAGGACGGCGAGGTCATCCCGTGGCTCGCCACCGAGTGGTCCGAGAGCGACGACGGTCTGGCCTGGGAGTTCAGCCTGCGCGACGACGTGACGTTCACCGACGGCACGCCGTTCGACGCCGCCGCTGTGGCCGCGAACATCGCCCACGTGCAGGACCCGGCCACGGCGTCGTCGACCGGCTACCTGGCCCTGGCGAAGATCGTGGACGTCGTCGCCGTCGACGACCACACCGTCCGCCTGGAGCTGAGCGCGCCGGACAGCGCGCTGCTCGAGTCGCTGTCGCAGGTCTGGGTGGCGATCCAGTCGCCGACGGCCCTGGAGCGCAGCCAGGAGGAGAACTGCGCCGCGCCGGTCGGGACCGGCCCGTTCGTCGTCGACGAGTGGGAGCGGCAGGACTCGGTGACCCTGGTCCGGAACGACGACTACAACTCGCCGCCCGCCGACGTCGCTGCCGCCGCCGAGGGCGCCGACCTCCCGTACCTCGACTCGATCGTGTGGCGGTTCATCCCCGACTCCGCGAGCCGCTACGCGGCGCTGCAGTCCGGCGAGGTGCAGGTCATCGACAACGCGCAGCCCGACACGATCCGCTCGGCCGCGTCCGACGACGCCATCGAGGAGCTGGACGCGCCCCGCCCGGGCGCCTCGAACCGGATCGAGCTCAACTCGGGCAAGGCTCCGTTCGACGACGAGCGCGTCCGCGAGGCGTTCATCCGCGCGGTGGACGTGGACGCCGGAATCGACGGCCTGTTCTTCGGCACCGCCGAGCGGTCCTGGTCGCCCCTCTCCAGCGTCGAGCCGCTCAGCCTGAGCCTGCCCGACCTCTTCACCGTCGACACCGACGCCGCGGCGGACCTCCTCGACGAGGCCGGCTGGGCCGAGCGGGACGCCGAGGGCTACCGCGTCAAGGACGGCGAGCGCCTCAGCCTCGACTTCCCGGTGAGCACCAACCAGTCGATCCCGGCCGAGCAGTCCCTGTTCGAGCAGATCCAGGCGGACGCCAAGGAGGCCGGCTTCGAGGTGAACCTGCACCCGCTCGACCTGTCCAGCTGGTACGGCGCGCTCGCCGAGAACGACTACGACCTCGTGAGCGCCCCGTACACGAAGGTCGGCCCGGACGTGCTGCGCATCCTGTACCACTCCGACTCGATCACCCCGGCGCCCAGCGGCTACTTCGCGAACCTCGCGCAGGTCGACGACGCCATGCTCGACGACCTGCTCACCCGGGCCTCCGCCACGAGCAACCCCGACGAGCGGCGGAGCATGTACGAGCAGGCGCAGCGGATCATCCTGGACGGCTACTACATCCTGCCGCTGTACGACCAGCAGAACCACTTCCTGTACTCCTCGACCGTGCGGGGGCTGCGCGCGATGCCCACGGTGTCGACGCCCACCTTTGCCGGGGCCTGGCTGGTGTCTTGA
- a CDS encoding ABC transporter permease — MPGYRRWLLLRAGGVVFVLWAAATITFFALRLIPGDPAEAILGGPGSQAGPEALAEVRREYGLDQPLAVQYLTYLGRLVRGDLGQSYSLHEPVASAIGEQLGATLTLALCSLVLAWALACALAAWSVRGGRIAWAIGSGLELVAAAVPHFWLATVLILFFSLTLGILPPVSVPGPLGIVLPALTMAIPLAGFLGQVMRESLLTAMESPFVTTARARGESEVRIFWRHTLRHAAIPAVGLSGWAFGSLISGAVVVESVFARQGLGRSLLSAVQLRDVTLVTGIVLVVALAYTVMTLVTDVADRAIDPRVRAVTQ, encoded by the coding sequence GTGCCGGGTTACCGGCGCTGGCTGCTCCTGCGCGCCGGCGGGGTCGTCTTCGTTCTCTGGGCCGCCGCCACCATCACGTTCTTCGCCCTCCGGCTGATCCCGGGCGACCCCGCCGAGGCGATCCTCGGCGGGCCCGGCTCGCAGGCGGGGCCGGAGGCGCTGGCCGAGGTGCGCCGCGAGTACGGCCTCGACCAGCCGCTGGCGGTGCAGTACCTCACCTACCTCGGGCGGCTCGTGCGCGGCGACCTCGGGCAGTCGTACTCGCTGCACGAGCCGGTAGCCAGCGCGATCGGCGAGCAGCTCGGTGCCACCCTCACGCTTGCACTCTGCTCCCTCGTACTTGCCTGGGCGCTCGCCTGCGCACTGGCGGCGTGGAGCGTGCGGGGCGGGCGAATCGCGTGGGCCATCGGGTCCGGGCTGGAGCTGGTCGCGGCCGCAGTGCCGCACTTCTGGCTCGCCACCGTCCTGATCCTGTTCTTCAGCCTCACCCTCGGGATCCTCCCGCCGGTCAGCGTGCCGGGGCCGCTCGGCATCGTGCTGCCCGCTCTGACGATGGCGATCCCCCTGGCCGGGTTCCTCGGCCAGGTCATGCGCGAGTCCCTGCTGACCGCCATGGAGTCGCCGTTCGTCACCACGGCCAGGGCGCGCGGCGAGAGCGAGGTGCGGATCTTCTGGCGGCACACGCTGCGGCACGCGGCCATCCCGGCGGTCGGGCTCTCCGGCTGGGCCTTCGGGTCGCTGATCAGCGGGGCCGTCGTCGTCGAGTCGGTGTTCGCCCGGCAGGGCCTGGGCCGCAGCCTGCTCTCTGCCGTCCAGCTCCGGGACGTCACGCTCGTGACGGGCATCGTGCTCGTCGTGGCGCTCGCGTACACGGTCATGACCCTGGTGACCGACGTCGCGGACCGGGCCATCGACCCGCGCGTCCGGGCGGTCACCCAATGA
- a CDS encoding ABC transporter permease, which yields MSGVRVTAGEAVAGLVLVLILLAALWPGLLAPGDPLATSPADAFQAPSPAHLFGTDESGRDIYTRVVHGAAESLRIGVLATAIGIGLAVVLGFAAGLGPRWLDFGTTRLVEVLFAFPGLLLALLFIVVTGPGVLSSTIAVGLATAPGYARIIRSQVRRTASAEFIEAARVLGRGRLWIVARHILPNVTAALFVLATLGLGQAVIWVSSLSYLGLGAVPPAAEWGAMLAAGRTYIANFWWMTFFPGLAIVASAAAATVVGRGIQRRNRSAA from the coding sequence ATGAGCGGCGTCCGGGTCACCGCCGGCGAGGCCGTCGCCGGGCTGGTCCTGGTGCTCATCCTCCTCGCGGCCCTCTGGCCGGGCCTGCTCGCGCCGGGCGACCCGCTCGCCACCTCGCCCGCCGACGCGTTCCAGGCACCCTCGCCCGCGCACCTCTTCGGGACCGACGAGTCGGGGCGGGACATCTACACACGGGTGGTGCACGGCGCGGCGGAGTCGCTGCGGATCGGGGTCCTGGCCACGGCGATCGGCATCGGCCTGGCCGTGGTGCTCGGCTTCGCGGCCGGCCTCGGCCCGCGCTGGCTCGACTTCGGCACCACCCGGCTCGTCGAGGTGCTGTTCGCGTTCCCCGGACTGCTGCTGGCCCTGCTGTTCATCGTGGTGACGGGGCCGGGGGTGCTGAGCTCGACGATCGCCGTCGGCCTGGCGACCGCGCCCGGCTACGCGCGCATCATCCGCTCCCAGGTGCGGCGGACGGCGTCCGCCGAGTTCATCGAGGCCGCCCGCGTGCTGGGCCGCGGCCGGCTCTGGATCGTCGCCCGCCACATCCTGCCCAACGTGACCGCCGCGCTGTTTGTGCTCGCCACCCTCGGGCTCGGGCAGGCCGTCATCTGGGTGTCCTCCCTGAGCTACCTCGGCCTCGGTGCGGTTCCGCCCGCCGCCGAGTGGGGCGCGATGCTGGCCGCCGGCCGCACCTACATCGCGAACTTCTGGTGGATGACGTTCTTCCCCGGCCTCGCGATCGTCGCCAGCGCGGCCGCCGCCACCGTCGTCGGGCGGGGTATCCAGCGGCGGAACAGGAGCGCGGCATGA
- a CDS encoding dipeptide ABC transporter ATP-binding protein, with protein MNLPEPTPPGPTAPEPGAPVLEVRDLVVAFPDRRGRGAVRRVVDGVSFQVAVGECVAIVGESGSGKSVTARSVVGLAGDGARVSAARLSVVGQDVLSLSGRRLRRLRGGAVGLIAQDALVSLDPLRPVGREIGDTLALHTGLDAAARRVRTLELLEQVGLPDAALRAGQRPGQLSGGQRQRALIAAGIAADPALVIADEPTTALDQPVQAGVLRLLGQLRDDGTAVLLISHDLSVVLGIADRVLVMTDGVVVEEGTPAEVFERPRHPYTRKLVAAVPAGRPRGVPLSEPAAVRSAVGPEPGTGEVLLEARGLARTFHVGGREIVAADDVSLTLRAGRTLGLVGESGSGKSTTARLLLGLERPDAGEVTLLGQPWSPLPEAQRRARRPLVGAVFQDALSSFDPRWRVGTILADAITRGRSLRPGPVRAEVSALLDTVGLDPALATRRPLHLSGGQRQRVSVARALAADPRILILDEPVSALDVSIQAQVLDLLDRLQHERDLAYLLITHDLGVAMHMSDDLAVMQEGRIVASGPAVTVFDAPQHPYVLQLAEASPALRK; from the coding sequence ATGAACTTGCCTGAGCCGACTCCGCCTGGGCCGACGGCGCCTGAACCGGGCGCGCCCGTGCTGGAGGTCCGGGACCTCGTCGTCGCGTTCCCCGACCGTCGAGGCCGGGGCGCCGTGCGGCGCGTGGTCGACGGCGTGAGCTTCCAGGTCGCGGTGGGCGAGTGCGTGGCGATCGTCGGCGAGTCCGGCTCGGGCAAGAGCGTCACCGCGCGCAGCGTCGTGGGCCTCGCGGGCGACGGTGCGCGGGTCTCGGCCGCCCGGCTGTCCGTCGTCGGGCAGGACGTGCTGTCGCTCTCCGGGCGGCGCCTGCGCCGGCTGCGCGGCGGCGCCGTCGGCCTGATCGCGCAGGACGCGCTCGTCTCCCTGGACCCGCTGCGCCCGGTCGGCCGCGAGATCGGCGACACGCTCGCCCTGCACACGGGCCTCGACGCCGCCGCGCGGCGCGTGCGAACTCTGGAGCTCCTCGAACAGGTGGGGTTGCCCGACGCCGCGCTCCGCGCCGGTCAACGCCCCGGCCAGCTCTCCGGCGGGCAGCGGCAGCGCGCCCTGATCGCCGCCGGCATCGCGGCCGACCCCGCACTGGTCATCGCCGACGAGCCCACCACCGCGCTGGACCAGCCCGTCCAGGCCGGTGTGCTCCGGCTCCTGGGGCAGCTTCGTGACGACGGCACCGCCGTGCTGCTCATCAGCCACGACCTCTCGGTGGTGCTGGGCATCGCGGACCGGGTGCTCGTCATGACCGACGGTGTGGTGGTCGAGGAGGGGACGCCGGCCGAGGTGTTCGAGCGGCCGCGGCACCCGTACACCCGCAAGCTTGTGGCCGCCGTCCCGGCGGGGCGCCCGCGGGGGGTGCCGCTGTCGGAGCCGGCTGCGGTGCGATCCGCCGTCGGCCCGGAACCCGGCACCGGGGAGGTGCTGCTGGAGGCGCGGGGGCTCGCGCGGACCTTCCATGTCGGCGGGCGCGAGATCGTGGCCGCCGACGATGTGTCCCTGACCCTCCGGGCCGGGCGGACCCTCGGGCTGGTCGGCGAGTCCGGGTCCGGCAAGTCCACGACCGCCCGGCTCCTGCTCGGTCTCGAACGCCCCGACGCCGGCGAGGTCACCCTGCTCGGCCAGCCCTGGAGCCCGCTCCCCGAGGCCCAGCGCCGTGCGCGCCGGCCGCTCGTCGGCGCCGTGTTCCAGGACGCGCTCAGCTCGTTCGACCCGCGCTGGAGGGTCGGCACCATCCTCGCGGACGCCATCACCCGGGGCCGCTCGCTCCGGCCCGGACCGGTGCGGGCGGAGGTCTCGGCCCTGCTGGACACCGTCGGCCTCGACCCGGCTCTGGCAACCCGGCGGCCCCTGCACCTCTCGGGCGGCCAGCGCCAGCGTGTGTCCGTGGCGCGGGCGCTCGCGGCCGATCCCCGGATCCTGATCCTCGACGAGCCGGTCTCGGCGCTCGACGTCTCGATCCAGGCGCAGGTGCTCGACCTGCTCGACCGCCTCCAGCACGAGCGAGACCTCGCCTACCTGCTCATCACCCACGACCTCGGCGTCGCGATGCACATGAGCGACGACCTAGCGGTCATGCAGGAGGGCCGGATCGTCGCGTCGGGCCCGGCTGTGACGGTCTTCGACGCCCCGCAGCACCCCTACGTGTTGCAGCTGGCGGAGGCCTCGCCCGCGCTGAGGAAATGA
- a CDS encoding HAD family hydrolase, translated as MTPTQPQTQPARLGDVAASVLVACDIDGTLVHTGHPATAAVRAAAAEVRAAGHHIVLATGRSLAGALPVALELGLDDAWIVASNGAVTAHLVGDRYQVTEQHTVDAEDAIRVAVAAAPGMRIAAEIVGTGYRVNLPFPDGELNGTQHSVTGLEQLWADPTPRLALHGPSAYRMVWALRALNLTAIATRADWIDITPPGISKATALEKVRTELGIEDHNTVAIGDSENDIEMLNWAATSHAMAHAPAFVIAAADHTTGTIDDDGAASALLSLLN; from the coding sequence GTGACCCCAACCCAGCCCCAGACACAACCCGCGCGGCTCGGTGACGTCGCCGCGTCGGTACTGGTCGCGTGCGACATCGACGGCACCCTGGTCCACACCGGCCACCCGGCCACTGCTGCCGTGCGTGCAGCGGCCGCCGAGGTCCGTGCGGCCGGGCACCACATCGTTCTCGCCACGGGCCGTTCGCTGGCTGGTGCCCTGCCCGTGGCTCTGGAGCTCGGGCTCGACGACGCATGGATCGTCGCGAGCAACGGCGCGGTCACCGCACATCTGGTGGGCGACCGCTACCAAGTCACCGAACAGCACACCGTCGACGCAGAGGACGCCATCCGCGTAGCCGTTGCGGCGGCGCCCGGGATGCGCATCGCCGCCGAGATCGTCGGCACCGGATACCGCGTGAACCTCCCGTTCCCTGATGGCGAGCTCAACGGCACTCAGCACAGCGTCACCGGCCTCGAGCAACTCTGGGCCGACCCGACACCACGCCTCGCCCTGCACGGACCATCCGCCTACCGAATGGTCTGGGCCCTACGCGCACTCAACCTCACGGCGATCGCCACCCGTGCCGACTGGATCGACATCACCCCTCCAGGAATCTCCAAAGCCACAGCCCTGGAGAAGGTCCGCACCGAACTCGGTATCGAGGACCACAACACCGTCGCCATCGGAGACTCCGAGAACGACATCGAGATGCTGAACTGGGCCGCCACCAGCCACGCCATGGCCCACGCACCAGCATTCGTCATCGCCGCCGCAGACCACACCACCGGCACCATCGACGACGACGGCGCCGCAAGCGCCCTGCTCTCACTACTGAACTGA
- a CDS encoding helix-turn-helix domain-containing protein → MPRNTSTSADVNDARNELAARLRELRRAGGLTGQQLAVSLSWQPSKVSKIEHAKQTPTDDDIRAWCRGVDAEQEIESLLAALHTLETRHAEWRRLLRGGLASYQEHHARDDDLGTIFRAFCPVFVPGLFQTPEYARSRFIESARQFGHRQDIDSAVAARMQRQEILSRPGKKFRIVITEATLLYTLCPPEVMLDQVGRLISLSMLPNIRLGVIPFETFSPIAPQHGFWIRDADLVTVETFSAELNLAQPPEIELYTKVFESLALTADHDRKARALLDRALETIAARIRVRSEQS, encoded by the coding sequence TTGCCGCGAAACACCTCGACAAGCGCTGATGTCAACGACGCCCGCAACGAACTCGCGGCGCGCCTGCGTGAACTACGGCGGGCTGGTGGCCTGACCGGCCAGCAGCTCGCCGTCTCGCTGTCCTGGCAACCCTCCAAGGTCTCCAAGATCGAGCACGCCAAGCAGACCCCGACGGACGACGACATTCGCGCTTGGTGCCGTGGGGTCGACGCCGAGCAGGAGATCGAGAGCCTGCTGGCTGCCCTGCACACGCTGGAGACCCGGCATGCCGAGTGGCGGCGCTTGCTGCGTGGCGGGCTCGCGTCCTACCAGGAGCACCACGCCCGCGACGACGACCTCGGGACGATCTTCCGCGCCTTCTGCCCCGTGTTCGTCCCCGGGCTGTTTCAGACCCCCGAGTACGCCCGGTCCCGCTTCATCGAGAGCGCCCGTCAGTTCGGGCACCGCCAGGACATCGACAGCGCTGTGGCCGCGCGCATGCAGCGGCAGGAGATCCTGTCCCGGCCGGGCAAGAAGTTCCGCATCGTCATCACCGAGGCCACGCTGCTGTACACGCTGTGCCCGCCCGAGGTGATGCTCGACCAGGTCGGCCGCCTCATCTCGCTCTCGATGCTGCCGAACATCCGCCTCGGAGTCATCCCGTTCGAGACGTTCTCACCCATCGCACCGCAGCATGGTTTCTGGATCCGCGACGCCGATCTGGTCACTGTCGAGACCTTCTCGGCCGAGCTCAACCTCGCCCAGCCACCCGAGATCGAGCTCTATACCAAGGTCTTCGAGTCCCTAGCCCTCACCGCGGACCACGACCGCAAGGCTCGCGCCCTGCTCGACCGGGCACTGGAGACGATCGCTGCCCGAATCCGAGTCAGATCGGAGCAATCCTGA
- a CDS encoding DUF6879 family protein, with protein sequence MRDAYNVPSEQEPLQRFLDGVVDPGWLGDWLPEIGQATRAGRRFRRVRVVSLPLTDYSRFGLTYAAFNNEAGEDIRYLAREDAADLPTFDYWLFDSRTVAKLVFGDQDKLLGFELIQDPAVVVELNYQRDAAWHHAITRDDFAAKHLDKR encoded by the coding sequence GTGCGCGATGCGTACAACGTGCCCAGTGAGCAGGAGCCGCTGCAGCGGTTCCTGGACGGGGTGGTCGATCCGGGCTGGCTCGGTGACTGGCTGCCCGAAATCGGCCAGGCCACGCGGGCCGGCCGGAGGTTCCGGCGGGTCCGGGTCGTCTCGCTCCCGCTCACGGACTACAGCCGGTTCGGGCTCACCTACGCCGCGTTCAACAACGAGGCGGGGGAGGACATCCGCTACCTCGCCCGCGAGGACGCGGCAGACTTGCCCACGTTCGACTACTGGCTGTTCGACTCCCGCACGGTGGCCAAGCTGGTGTTCGGTGACCAGGACAAGCTCCTGGGCTTCGAGCTGATCCAGGACCCGGCCGTGGTGGTCGAGCTCAACTACCAGCGTGATGCCGCTTGGCATCACGCGATCACGAGAGACGACTTTGCCGCGAAACACCTCGACAAGCGCTGA